In Caldicoprobacter guelmensis, the genomic stretch CTGTCCAGTTTTAAAACCCACTTTAGTTACAACATGGCGTACGATGCCTTGGTGAGCACACTCATCATATACAGGAATGGAGTACTTTTGTATAAAATTTCTTATTACCTCAATTATCTTGTCGTTAATTTGATGATTTATCATACACCTATCCATATCAACAATATCATGGCTTTTGGGTGCAAAAAAACCAATGGCCAATGAACTGCCAGCCCTCCCTACAGGAAACTGGGCTTTATTACGGTATCTCCATGGCTCAACCATACCGATAGTGTCATGCACCTTTACGCCTGTGATCTTCCCTATGCGCTCTAAAGCATCACGCACCCGACGGGTCTTAAACTTGAGCTGTGCATTGTATGAAAGGTGTTGAATAGAGCATCCACCGCACTGCTTTGAATAAGAACATGGTGGGACCACCCTATCCGGTGATGGTTCAATTATCTTCAGCAGTTTGCCATACCCATAATTCTTGCCTATTCTTAAAGCCTTAATCCTCACCTTCTCGCCCGGCAGAGCTCCTGGTACAAACATGGTAAATCCGTTTATCCGACCTATGCCTTCTCCATCAACGCTTATATCTTCGATGGTCATTTCATATTCCTGATTTTGGCTAACAGGCATATCTTTTTGTTTCATCAATTTCACCCTTCTAAAAATTGTGTTTAATGATTGTTTTTACCACGCCAATGTACCAATAGTGTTAAGAAATATTAAACCGATATATCTTAATTTATTTTAACACATCCTTCTATTTAATAAAGCCTTACCTTTCACACAAAGTTTTCACTACAATTAAAGTCTGAATAGGATGGTACCAAACTTGCCTCTTATCCTTCAAAAAATAAAAAAGGGGCTAAACACGTCAGCCCCTTTTATCAGCATTTAAAAATTGCTCACACGGGTATGCATATCCTTTGACCAATCTGCAACCTGTTGGGGTCAACACCTGGATTAGCTGCTATAATGGCTTCAACCGTAGTACCAAACCGCCTTGCTAGGTTAAAGAAGGTATCCCCTGATCTTATTATATACGGCGTTGTGCCGGCAGGGCATACAGGTGGTGCAGCAGTTGGTATACAAATCCTCTGGCCTATCTGCAGCCTGTTGGGATCTACTCCCGGATTAGCCGCTATTATGGCCTCTACAGTGGTGTTAAACCTCCTTGCTAAGTTAAAGAAAGTATCACCCGCCCTTATTATATACGGCGTTGTACCTGCAGGGCATACAGGTGGTGCAGCACCTGGTATGCATATCGTCTGGCCTACTAGCAACCCCTCTGGGTCAACACCTGGATTGGCCGCCATTATGGCCGCAACCGTAGTGCCAAACCTCCTTGCCAAGCTAAAGAAGGTATCACCTGCCCTTACTACATAAGGAAATGTGCCGGCAGGACAGGTAACCGGTGGTACAGCAAGGGGTATGCAGATGACCTGCCCAACCCTCAGGTTCTCAGGATCAATGCCGGGATTGGCCTCCAAAATGTCATCCACTGAGACATTAAACCGCCGCGCAATGGAAAACAGGGTATCCCCTGGCCGAATGGTATAAAAGTTCCCTTCAGGACAGGGTGGAAATTGTGGCTGCATAGGTATGCATATCCTCTGACCTATCTGTAACCGATTAGGATCAATCCCTGGATTAGCAGATATGATTGCGGCCACCGTGGTATTAAATCTTCTCGCTAATGAAAAGAAAGTATCTCCTGGCCTTATGATATATGGCATGGTGCCAGGAGGACATTGCTGTAAAGGATAAAAATAGCCCATAGGATATTCCATGGTTCAATTACCTCCCTTATTGACATTGCTATCACTACAGTATATTCGGGAAAGCAATGAACTGTTACCTATGGGCTGGTTTTAAGAAGTTTTTCATTCCTAAAATAGTTTTTTATAGCTTCATTACCTCTTCTACATAGCGCCTTAAATTCTCAGCACCTATTGCGATACCAGTAATTGGGTCTTCAATGCCCTCAAATTCAATAGACAAAAATCCGTTATATCCTGCGCTTTTCAATAGATTCAGACACTGAATGACTGGCACATCCCCATGCCCTATAATAGCACCACGAAGATAATTACCGCCCCTGGATTTAAACCATCCTTTTCCTGGGTTGGGGAGCATACCCGATTTCACATGGAAATCCTTTACATGCACATGGAAAACATAAGGAAGCAGCCTTCCCACTGCTTTTACCGGATCCTCATCCACACATAAGAAATTCCCAATGTCAAGTAATACACCAAAGTTAGGGTGATTAACGGCATTCACCAGTCTTTCAACGCGTTCGCTGTCTTGACAGAAGAACCCATGATTTTCTATTGTAGTCTTTATTCCCAATTCTTGAGCAAATTCTGTAACTGCTCTACATCCCTCCACCAACCTTGGAAGGGCATCATCAAAACCTCTGGGGCCTCGATATTCTTTTGGGAAACCCCAACTAGCATCATGTCGCATACAGGGAACCCCAAGCGCTTTCGCAACTCTCACTTCTTCCTTTACCCTTTCTATTTCCTTTTCAAGGTCACCATTTGAACCGTTGATAAAATCCGCCGCTATAGCGTAATTAATAATTTTAATGCCCAGCTTTTCGGCTTCCTCTCGTACTCGCTCGGCATATGTAAGCACTGTTTCCCCCTCTGGCGGAGTAGACAAGCCAGCAAATTCAACCGCTTCAAATCCCATTTTCTTAGCTTTTTTTAACACCTCTAACGAACTTAGTTTACAGCGGCTATAGCTGTAAGAACTGACTCCC encodes the following:
- a CDS encoding LysM peptidoglycan-binding domain-containing protein, coding for MEYPMGYFYPLQQCPPGTMPYIIRPGDTFFSLARRFNTTVAAIISANPGIDPNRLQIGQRICIPMQPQFPPCPEGNFYTIRPGDTLFSIARRFNVSVDDILEANPGIDPENLRVGQVICIPLAVPPVTCPAGTFPYVVRAGDTFFSLARRFGTTVAAIMAANPGVDPEGLLVGQTICIPGAAPPVCPAGTTPYIIRAGDTFFNLARRFNTTVEAIIAANPGVDPNRLQIGQRICIPTAAPPVCPAGTTPYIIRSGDTFFNLARRFGTTVEAIIAANPGVDPNRLQIGQRICIPV
- a CDS encoding sugar phosphate isomerase/epimerase family protein, translating into MKLGVSSYSYSRCKLSSLEVLKKAKKMGFEAVEFAGLSTPPEGETVLTYAERVREEAEKLGIKIINYAIAADFINGSNGDLEKEIERVKEEVRVAKALGVPCMRHDASWGFPKEYRGPRGFDDALPRLVEGCRAVTEFAQELGIKTTIENHGFFCQDSERVERLVNAVNHPNFGVLLDIGNFLCVDEDPVKAVGRLLPYVFHVHVKDFHVKSGMLPNPGKGWFKSRGGNYLRGAIIGHGDVPVIQCLNLLKSAGYNGFLSIEFEGIEDPITGIAIGAENLRRYVEEVMKL